Proteins from one Limanda limanda chromosome 9, fLimLim1.1, whole genome shotgun sequence genomic window:
- the swt1 gene encoding transcriptional protein SWT1 has protein sequence MSKKSKKRKHRKSSSSSSEEDEKASKKHGVTDSSRCVKRRQESCAAKQEKSVSSSTKDDSRSARRIKTPVYRHAKTETTDQKPVDKGEECTKTKSVSLPSHRRNCSDKREDYVSGKHKTVSGSKTVERGPSKPSTSDTLGRVSQKTERISKGSSSATSSRRSPPTLQMRTCPSSVSAEEKEQSHKLQKKKCRTEEPPRTRRESHTMKTKEPSRTSSVLTDSFLQKREELVKKMCQRHQEKESKAERSQWTEVKPPSASTTNQSSATNQSSTTNQSSATNQPSATNQPSSTNQPSSTNQSSTTKQSFTTKQSSTTNQSSTTNQPSSTNQSSITSQASTTKQSFTTKQSSTTNQSSTTKQSSITNQSSTTHSSASAKYSTSERSSKLVKSFTLIPRSVTSSSHKTASPAQHLKDSLKPTLPVSFKIPKKVQPKPVDYTSYYNAAISANRNLKRGTELSDSGAKVTKSKEKTVQQLQSFFNVTPPKVIPSSEGQDKTSSVSDPIQTVCDATPEPWYDQMQVVDELHLARNEKKLEVNVMESYGELTSMDIDPPEEPATDQYCKQSPPQDLILVLDTNILLSHLDYVKKIKSLGLGALGLPVVLIPWVVLQELDSLKRGRGLSGSVAHLATPAISYIYNTLKGRESNLWGQSMQQAAESSNGPIAENNDDRVLQCCLQYQSLYPGRALILCTNDKNLCSKSILSGVEALSKNDLEAEVGKSRRSLLPLLNTGTPMVPHTSPHISSPPLSRSHTPARPHIQERPVFSVAPIVKYNQQLSGGGEAKANRDLSRCVSELEDSLREVLSDVLEVEMKAAFEELWLEIVYLKPPWTLQDVLQCLKKHWIAVFGHIVPRRKEQTVLNLIEFFYSGKTLDCDATLQALQEAKDLVKAFGKSSNLVPGAISIMDNIFNKLQPQPHACVSAEPPACDVVMNDEDEDRQVTSAQVTHQEVWALFENIWGNVYPESLEVFKALGFDPHTMQSVRPAGGPPPPQDALACLHKLSNMVLQLLQAFSSLFSSAPSLEKVQTLLSIIHFHKVVNVDSRLTPADLLDCFSQQEYREKLRVGGTQLQGLHEALERCAGVTGHNLSFTTSP, from the exons ATGTCTAAAAAGTCCAAAAAGAGGAAGCACAGGAAGTCGTCTTCATCCTCCAGTGAGGAAGATGAGAAG gCATCCAAAAAACATGGTGTCACCGACAGTTCCAGATGTGTtaagaggaggcaggagag CTGTGCagcaaaacaggaaaagtctgtttcttcttcaacaaAAGATGATTCCCGAAGCGCCCGCCGGATCAAAACACCCGTCTACAGACACGCAAAAACAGAGACAACAGACCAGAAACCTGTTGATAAGGGAGAAgaatgcacaaaaacaaaaagtgtctCTTTGCCATCCCACAGGAGAAACTGCTCTGATAAAAGAGAGGATTATGTTTCAGGGAAACATAAAACTGTAAGTGGGAGTAAAACTGTGGAGAGAGGTCCCTCAAAGCCCTCCACTTCTGACACTTTAGGTCGAGTTTCTCAGAAAACAGAGCGGATCTCTAAAGGCAGCTCATCTGCAACGTCTTCCCGGAGGAGCCCACCAACTTTACAGATGCGAACATGTCCAAGTTCGGTTTCTGCTGAAGAGAAGGAACAGAGTCACAAATTACAGAAGAAGAAATGCAGAACTGAGGAACCACCAAGGACTAGAAGGGAGAGCCACACTATGAAGACCAAGGAACCAAGCAggacctcctctgtcctcacagattcttttctgcagaagagagaggagctggtcaAAAAGATGTGCCAACGGCATCAAGAAAAGGAATCCAAGGCCGAAAGGAGCCAGTGGACAGAAGTTAAACCTCCATCTGCCTCCACCACGAATCAGTCCTCTGCCACAAATCAGTCCTCCACGACAAATCAGTCCTCCGCCACAAATCAGCCCTCCGCCACAAATCAGCCCTCATCCACAAATCAGCCCTCATCCACAAATCAGTCCTCCACCACAAAACAGTCGTTCACCACAAAACAGTCCTCCACAACAAATCAGTCCTCCACCACAAATCAGCCCTCATCCACAAATCAGTCCTCCATCACAAGTCAGGCCTCCACCACAAAACAGTCGTTCACCACAAAACAGTCCTCCACCACGAATCAGTCCTCCACAACAAAACAGTCCTCCATCACAAATCAGTCCTCCACCACTCATTCCTCCGCCTCAGCCAAGTACTCTACCTCAGAGAGAAGCTCAAAACTGGTGAAGAGTTTCACTTTAATTCCGAGGAGTGTCACATCATCGTCACATAAGACAGCATCACCTGCTCAGCATCTAAAAGATTCTCTCAAACCTACTCTGCCTGTCAGTTTTAAGATACCAAAGAAGGTTCAACCAAAACCAGTAGATTATACAAGCTACTACAATGCTGCCATTTCTGCTAATAGAAATCTCAAACGTGGGACCGAGCTTTCAGACTCTGGGGCCAAAGTAACAAAGTCCAAGGAGAAAACAGTCCAACAACTTCAGAGCTTTTTCAATGTAACTCCACCCAAAGTGATTCCTTCATCTGAAGGACAAGATAAGACGTCTTCCGTGTCGGACCCAATCCAAACTGTATGTGATGCCACCCCGGAGCCGTGGTATGACCAG aTGCAGGTGGTTGATGAGCTTCATCTTGCCCGAAATgagaagaagctggaggtgAATGTAATGGAGAGCTATGGAGAACTGACCTCTATGGACATAGATCCTCCGGAAGAGCCAGCTACAGATCAATACT GTAAACAGTCCCCTCCACAAGACCTCATCCTGGTTCTGGACACCAACATTCTCCTCAGTCACCTGGATTATGTGAAAAAGATCAAGTCTCTTGGCCTTGGAG CCCTTGGCCTCCCTGTTGTCCTGATCCCCTGGGTGGTGCTTCAGGAGCTGGATTCCCTAAAAAGAGGGAGAGGCCTGTCAGGTTCTGTGGCACACCTGGCCACCCCCGCCATCTCATACATTTACAACACTCTGAAGggccgggaatcgaacctcTGGGGCCAGTCGATGCAGCAGGCCGCTGAGAGCAGCA ATGGTCCGATCGCTGAGAATAACGATGACAGAGTTCTGCAGTGCTGCCTGCAATACCAGAGTCTGTACCCAGGGCGTGCTCTCATCCTATGCAC TAATGATAAGAACCTGTGCAGTAAATCCATCCTGAGTGGGGTGGAGGCCCTGAGCAAGAATGATTTGGAGGCAGAGGTTGGGAAATCCAGACGgagccttctccctctcctAAACACCGGCACTCCCATGGTGCCTCACACAAGCCCTCACATCTCCTCACCACCGCTGAGCAGGAGTCACACGCCAGCCCGGCCTCATATTCAAGAGAGACCAGTCTTCTCTGTGGCACCCATAGTGAAAT ATAACCAGCAgctcagtggaggaggagaagcgaaGGCAAACAGGGACCTGAGCAGATGTGTTTCTGAGCTGGAAGACAGCCTGCGGGAGGTGCTGTCTGATGTGTtggaggtggagatgaaggCAGCTTTTGAAGAACTCTGGCTAGAG ATCGTTTATCTCAAACCACCGTGGACTCTTCAAGATGTCCTGCAGTGCCTGAAAAAACACTGGATCGCCGTATTTGGGCACATTGTCCCGCGGCGGAAAGAGCAGACTGTTTTAAATCTCATCGAATTCTTCTACTCAG GTAAAACCTTGGACTGTGATGCCACTTTACAAGCACTTCAAGAAGCCAAGGATCTTGTGAAAGCATTTGGGAAAAGTTCAAACCTCGTACCCGGTGCCATTTCCATAATGGACAACATTTTCAATAAGCTACAACCTCAG CCTCATGCGTGTGTGTCGGCGGAACCTCCTGCCTGCGATGTTGTCATGAATGACGAGGACGAAGACAGACAAGTCACATCTGCTCAGGTCACTCATCAGGAAGTGTGGGCCCTGTTTGAGAACATCTGGGGTAACGTGTATCCGGAGAG CTTGGAAGTGTTCAAAGCGCTGGGCTTTGACCCTCACACCATGCAGAGTGTCCGGCCAGCGGGGGGGCCTCCGCCACCACAGGACGCCTTGGCCTGTTTGCACAAACTGTCCAACATGGTGTTACAGCTGCTTCAAGCCTTCAGCAG TTTGTTCTCCTCGGCCCCTAGtttggagaaagtccagacacTGCTCAGCATCATCCACTTTCACAAG GTCGTTAACGTGGACTCCAGATTGACGCCTGCAGACCTACTGGATTGTTTCTCACAACAGGAGTACag GGAGAAGCTGCGGGTCGGGGGGACGCAGCTGCAGGGTCTCCACGAGGCCCTGGAGCGTTGTGCCGGGGTCACAGGTCACAACCTCTCCTTCACCACGTCGCCCTGA